A window from Triplophysa dalaica isolate WHDGS20190420 chromosome 3, ASM1584641v1, whole genome shotgun sequence encodes these proteins:
- the abhd3 gene encoding phospholipase ABHD3: MISLDLNFNLFTSDLSLYLKNQVKVGLFGSGVGLSVVLGFSAAYACYYLISVAKKPILIAGGKKFHKFLQDNCPVVSETYYPTFWCWESRVQTLLRPFVTAKPWVNYRNELIRAADGGQISLDWFDNDGSSSHPDPSTRPTVLLLPGLTGTSHESYILHMVQQSRDLGFRCVVFNNRGVSGEKLLTPRTYCAANTEDLELVIEHVQRTIDNAPLMAAGVSMGGMMLANYLGRKGRKTRLKGVVVFSAGWDVFECSASLEKPLDRFLFNSYLTSCLQASVDRHRPVLEKKYDIDHVMKAKTIREFDERFTSIMFGYPSNEDYYRDASPIHKINSVQVPMLCLNAADDVFSPNHAFPVEAVKQNPNVALLITCHGGHIGFLEGLWPRQSTYMDRVFRQFTKAVFENSCSLSDLH; encoded by the exons ATGATTTCACTGGAccttaattttaatttatttacgaGTGACCTTTCACTTTACCTCAAAAACCAAGTTAAAGTCGGGCTGTTCGGCTCGGGGGTTGGACTGTCTGTAGTGCTCGGATTCAGCGCCGCTTATGCCTGCTACTACTTGATCTCTGTGGCCAAG AAACCTATACTTATAGCTGGAGGAAAAAAGTTTCATAAGTTCCTGCAGGACAATTGTCCTGTGGTCTCAGAGACGTACTACCCAACGTTCTGGTGCTGGGAGAGCCGAGTCCAAACTTTACTCAGACCCTTTGTGACGGCCAAACCCTGGGTGAACTACAGAAA TGAGCTCATTAGAGCAGCAGATGGAGGCCAGATCTCTTTGGATTGGTTTGACAATGATGGCAGTTCATCCCACCCGGACCCATCCACACGACCCACTGTGCTGCTGCTCCCGGGACTGACGGGTACAAGCCACGAATCCTACATTCTGCATATGGTTCAGCAGAGTCGGGATCTGGGTTTCAG ATGTGTTGTATTCAACAACAGAGGTGTCTCTGGGGAAAAGTTATTG ACGCCCAGGACGTATTGTGCAGCCAACACAGAGGATCTGGAGCTGGTGATAGAACACGTCCAGCGGACCATTGACAATGCTCCTCTCATGGCAGCTGGGGTTTCTATGGGCGG GATGATGCTGGCCAACTATCTGGGTCGGAAGGGGCGCAAGACGCGTCTGAAGGGCGTAGTGGTTTTCTCGGCCGGCTGGGATGTGTTTGAGTGCTCAGCTTCACTGGAGAAACCCCTGGACCGTTTCCTCTTCAACTCCTACCTCACCAGCTGCCTGCAGGCATCTGTGGACCG TCACAGACCTGTTCTTGAAAAAAAGTATGACATAGACCATGTGATGAAG GCTAAAACTATCCGAGAGTTTGATGAACGTTTTACATCCATCATGTTTGGTTATCCATCCAATGAGGACTACTATCGAGATGCCAGCCCAATCCATAAAATCAATTCTGTGCAGGTGCCAATGTTGTGCCTCAATGCGGCTGACGACGTCTTTTCCCCCAATCACg ccTTTCCAGTAGAGGCTGTTAAGCAGAACCCAAATGTTGCTCTCCTCATCACCTGCCACGGCGGTCATATCGGcttcctggagggcctgtggcCACGGCAGAGCACATACATGGACCGCGTTTTCCGGCAGTTCACTAAGGCCGTCTTTGAGAACAGCTGCAGCCTATCTGATCTCCATTGA